One genomic segment of Paraburkholderia hospita includes these proteins:
- a CDS encoding LysR family transcriptional regulator: MSTDFPTSLQFDGIAEFVAVARLGTFTAAADELGLTKSAVGRAVSRLEARLGARLLHRTTRRLTLTSHGEAWLEHCAAALDELQRGEAILKLAQNRPAGPVRIDLPTAFGRLYVMPVLLDVAARCPALQLNVSFTDRLVDLIDEGIDLAVRIGEPGDSTDLVARRLGVQQLVICGSPAYVAAHGAPQHAADLAHHDCIAASNSPHRVAWLLKQRDGSIAPHVVPIKHRVCDFEMVLAAVKSGHGLAQLPLWMVQDDLSSGNLVTVFDGMSGGEVPINLLWPRTLALPAKIRVIVDALLDSMRQFPVTARMQ; this comes from the coding sequence CAGTTGCGCGACTTGGTACGTTTACCGCTGCAGCCGACGAGCTTGGTCTGACCAAGTCCGCAGTCGGTCGCGCAGTTTCGCGCCTGGAGGCACGCCTTGGTGCGAGATTGCTTCACCGCACGACGCGTCGTCTCACGCTGACGTCCCATGGCGAAGCGTGGCTGGAACATTGCGCGGCCGCGCTGGATGAACTGCAACGAGGCGAGGCTATCCTGAAGCTCGCACAGAACAGACCAGCAGGACCGGTTCGTATCGATCTTCCGACCGCGTTCGGTCGGCTATACGTGATGCCTGTCCTGCTCGACGTGGCAGCCCGATGTCCTGCCTTGCAACTCAACGTCAGCTTCACTGACCGGCTGGTCGATCTGATCGATGAGGGCATTGATCTCGCCGTGCGTATTGGCGAACCAGGCGACTCTACTGACCTGGTCGCTCGAAGGCTGGGCGTGCAACAATTGGTCATCTGCGGATCTCCGGCGTATGTTGCTGCACACGGCGCGCCCCAGCATGCAGCCGACCTTGCCCATCACGATTGCATTGCCGCCTCGAATTCCCCGCATCGTGTGGCGTGGTTGCTCAAGCAGCGGGACGGCTCAATCGCCCCGCACGTGGTACCGATCAAACACAGGGTGTGCGACTTCGAGATGGTGCTGGCTGCGGTCAAGTCAGGACATGGGCTCGCTCAATTGCCGCTGTGGATGGTCCAGGATGACCTCAGCAGCGGCAATCTTGTTACTGTGTTCGACGGCATGTCGGGTGGCGAGGTGCCAATCAACCTGTTGTGGCCGCGAACACTTGCGTTGCCGGCGAAAATTCGCGTTATCGTCGACGCCCTGCTCGACAGCATGCGTCAATTTCCTGTAACAGCGCGCATGCAATGA